CAATATCTGTAAACAATCTCATAGTATTTGCAGTGTGTTGAAGACAGTAGCCCCTATCGAACACATTCTTTCAACATAAGCAAGTGATTCTGGTAATCCTGTTTGAAGGTAACGAATTCCAGTGTTTTTCATTAATATGGGTCCATTGTGTAACGAAACTCCGTCACATCTCTACATTAGATAACTGAACCCGCGAGCCCACACATTGCATGCGACTCGCCCTTGAATATGCTCTAGGAAACCAGGAGAAAATGCAAGGTTTCTTATGAATGCGCCACTACGTTCATTGTTTCTGACCCTTTCTTGAGAGCAAACGCGAACACTGTACTGCACTCTAGCTGCGCAATTTAGCACGCTAATTGCCGATTGGAGTTACCGAGTCGCTACTCAATAGACTCCGTCCTGATCATCCAGCGCAGCGTTTCGTTTGGCCTATCAGCTGAAGAACAAAGACTCAATGTTTCCCAGAGTACAAATCAAATCTGCGATCGTATTCGAGAGACTACAGGATGGTAGTAAGACCATTGTTTTCTGAGAACAATGGCAATAGAAAAAATGGAAAAGGCTCGGAATATGACCCTTAACAGACAATACAATGAAGCACACAAAGACAGAGTAAGCCGGATTCTATGAAAATATCGCTTGCTACAAATAATCTTAGCATCATTCACAAGATTCGATCCGGCTTATTCTCTGCCAAATTCCATGCCCAATTTTTCAGCGAAACCGAAAATCTCAAGTTACAGGACGATCTTTTCCGGCAGGGTGGGGTTCATTAGGCGGCGAAAATTTAGATTGAATTGTCGAACGCCACCCTCCCGCTGTCGATTCAGCCAGAATTTCTCGGCTTTACTTCTCGCTCTACTTTCTGAGGATTGTTACGAGTTGTTGCAATTCTTACATTCGGTAGCATTATCTTATGTACAATTTAAATCGAAGTTTCAATGCAAAGACCCTACAAAGCTTAAAACTCAGTTGCGACGTCGGTGGCTCTATAACTAACAGAGCCGTTTCAATCAACACGGATAAAGATACAGCGTCTAACCATGCAGAGTTTATCGCTCGCGAAGGATTCTCGGAGCTGAGCGAGTTTCAGTCAGTGGGCATCCTTAAAACCCCCGATGAAATCAAGCTGTACGGAGAATTTCGAGTTTTAGTCGCGTCGATTAGTCAGTTCATCGAATACTATGTTGACTTATTGAACGATGAGTTGTTGATTGCCTCGTACTACATCGTTCTGACCTGGGTCCAGGACTCATTCCAGCAGATTCCATATCTCCGTAAAACCGGTGACTATGGTACAGGTAAATCTCGCTTTCTCAGAGTTCTCGGCAGTATCTCATACAAAGGCACATTCGCATCGGGAGCGTCAACAATCAGCCCAATTTTTCACCTACTGGACACGATTCGAGGCACACTTATCTTAGACGAAGCGGACTTCTCCGAGAGCGATTGCAAATCGCAAATTACAAAGATTTTAAACAACGGATTTATGAAAGGCTTCCCTGTCCTCAGGTCTATGCCAGACAAGAATGGTGCTTTTACACCGAGGGCATTCCATGTTTTCGGCTGTAAAATCTTAGCCACGCGATCATTTTTTAGCGACAACGCACTTGAGTCACGCTTTATATCTTTTCATCCTAAGCTGGGAAAACTCCGTCCTGACATACCAATCACTCTGCCTCCTAGTTTCGAGGCGGAAGCCGCTGAACTGAGAAATAAGTTGCTTATGTTTCGATTCAGGAACTACGAGAAGTACCGCGACATGCAATACGAGGTTGACCTCGAAGTTGAGCCGCGGATCAAGCAGATCTTGCAACCACTTTTCTGCCTCATGCAAGAGGATCCTAAAGCAACTAACGCTCTCACTCGGTATGCGCAATCAATGCAGGAGGAAATCAGCCAGGATCGCTCGACTCAGGTTGAGGCGCGAGTTCTCACAATTATCAGAAGCCTGTGGGATAAGAAAAAGGGAGTGGTGACTATCAAGGAAGTCACAAGCCACTTTCAGACTAAGTACTCACAGGAATACCGAAGAAGGATCACCTACCGATGGATCGGCAGCATCGTACGGAAAGTGCTCGGTATCAGAACACGAAAAACCAATGGGCTTTACACTATATGCGATTCTGAAGCGGATCGGTTATCCACACTTTACGAACGCTTCAATATCTAGCCTGCTTTGACTCAATAACAAAGTCCCTAAAGTCCCTACGTCCACAATCGTTCGCCAGTTACGTTTTAGGACGTAGGGACTTTAGGGACTTCATTCAAACGACCCGCTGCCCCACAAACCAAAAACCCCACATAACTGTCAGATTCTCCCGATTATGCGGGGTTACGAATTCTTCGCTTGGGCGCTACAGTGAATAGCCTGCTGGTCAATAACCCCAGCAGGGAACGCCATATGGATACATCTGTACAGGACAACTTAAAGGCATTACGAAAGCGCTCTGGACTCTCGCAGATAGAACTTGGAGCGGTTCTAGGCTGCGCAAACGAATCGACGATATCTCACCTTGAGCATCGTAGAACAGAGATTAACGCGAGAACCTTGATTGCCTACCATATATTATTCGGGATCCCGATTGAGAACATCGTGCCCGGGCTCTACACAGAGATTAGGCTCCACATTATTAGCAGAGTTGCCGCAATGCAGGAGGCCTCTTCGGACAATCCAGAAAAAGTACTTGACAGGGTTCGTGATGAGTTTCTCGAAGAGTTTCGCATGAGGCAACGTAACAAAATTCAGTATGACTGAAACAATTAGTCGAAGCAGCACTACGCCTACATACGTCCCTGATTCATTCACTGGATCAAATCGAATTCTGGCAGTCCGCCCCACAGAAAAAGGATTCAGTTTTGCTGTGTTCGAAGGACCGGATTCACCGCTTGACTGGGGGTGCCTACAGAAGACCGAGAAAGAAAACTCATTGGATAGCCTCGTCATGAAACTACATGCCCTCTGCGACTACTACTCGCCGACGGTACTAGTATCTGAACGAATACCAGACGATGCACATAGATCAGAACTTTCCAAAGAACTTTCGAAGGAAATTCCACTGTTTGCAAAGGAACAATCGCTCGAGTCAAAGCAATTCGACAGGCACGAAGTAAAAGGGGTCTTCTCGGTATTCGGCGCAGTAACGCAGCAAAATATTGCAGAACTTATCGCCGATTGGCTCCCTGGATACTTTGTCCACTACCTACCTAAGAAGACGAAATCCTGGGAAACCACTCATCCAAGAATTTATCTCTTCTACGCAATAGCACTTGCACTCTCGTATTACTACATACGGGACTGACATAGACGCTGTTTTACTCGGCCTAAGGCAGTTAGTTCGTAAGACAACTCCTCTGGCCAATGATCTTTCAACTGTCTACAGAGGACTACGCAATGACAGACACATTATACCGCACCGAACCAGATGGTCGATACGCAATCGCTGATTCAATCACCCTAACTGAACTTCTCTCCATCACAAAGAGTATTGTCTCAGAACAATACTCAGACCGAGAGCCATTCACTTCCCCTACTATCGTATCGAACTATGTCTATGCAGCACTGGCGCACAAGGAACGGGAAGAATTTCTCTGCCTATTCCTAGATTGTCGGAATCGATTAGTCCACGAAGAGGTGCTGTTTGTGGGGACGATAGACGGGGCGTCAGTACATCCGAGAGAGATTATTAAGACGGCCCTCTCACACAATGCGGCGGCATTGATTATTGCCCACAACCACCCCTCAGGAGTATCAGCACCTTCACAAGCGGATGAGCAGATCACTCGCAAAATCAACAAGGCATGCACTCTTCTGAACATACGCCTACTTGATCACATAGTCGTTGGTGCCGATGGCACCACAAGCTTCGCAAGCCGAGGCTTGCTGTAGACCAAACTGCCAGCATGTTATTCGCTGGCAGTTTTTATGCAGAAATCCATTAGGCTCTTGCCCCTTCTCCAGCGTGCAAATATTCTACCCCCTTTTTGCTGTAAGTTTTTACGAGAGAATGACATATATGGATACTGTCATTTATTTTGCAGAGGAAAATTACCGAAAGCGCTCCACTGTCTTCGGAATCAAGGAAAATGATTTGCTTTCACACACGTATGTTGTTGGAAAGACTGGAACAGGTAAGACAAATCTACTAGAGAGCCTACTAATTGGTCATATAAATAACGGCAACGGTTGCTGCCTCATTGATCCCCACGGAGACCTGGCTGAAAAGGTTAATCGGTCAATAAAAGCATCGGACAACGTCGTCTACGTCAATCCATCAGATACAGATAGCCCATGGGGCTACAATCCACTCAAACGTACGCCGCCCCACTACATTCCGCTCGTAGCATCCGGAATCATTGATGTTTTTAAGAAATCGTTTGACAACAAGAGTTGGGGAGCACGACTTGAACACATTCTCAGGAACAGCGTACTCACACTGCTCGAATCTGGTGGAGCGAAGCTTTCAGATATTCCAAGACTCTTAAACGATCGAGACTATCGACAGTCCATTCTCAAACGAGTAAGAAATCAGGATTTACTCGATTTCTGGCGTTTTGAGTACGACAAATACAGCTTCGTACAACGTCAGATTGCCATTGCACCGATCCTAAACAAACTCGGGGGCTACATCACAAACCCTAGTGTACGTCGTGTTGTGATTGACCCGGCCAAAGAGCTCTCCTTTAGTGAGATCATGGACTCCCGGAAAATACTCATCATCAATCTCTCTCGCGGACTCATTGGTTCAGAAGCCGCCCACCTTCTCGGCTCGCTGTTTCTGACATCTATTAGCCTGGCCGCATACTTTAGAGCAAGACTCTCAGAGGACAGACGAATACCCTTTTTCATTCATGTCGATGAATTCCAGAACTTTACAACCGATTCAGTCGCCGACATGCTCTCTGAGTTACGAAAGTATAAGCTCGGACTGGTATTAGCACATCAGTATATCGGCCAACTCACTCCAACCATTCGCGATTCGATAATAGGAAACGTTGGAACAATCATTGCATTTAGAATCGGAACTATCGACGCCAAGTTCCTATCAACTGAGTTTCATCCCAGATTTTGCGTCAACGACCTAATCAGTCTTCCAAACTATCGCATCTATCTGAAACTAATGATTGACGGTGTACCGAGCAAACCATTCAGTGCAACGACCATCAAAGCATCTAAGCTAATTGCCGATACGCGCCCCAACCCCTTTGTGGTAGCGTCTCGGGAAGAGTCGTAACAGAGAAGCATTTCATAAGAATCTGATTACACTCTCTAGCTAGCATTAAAGCTGGAAAAATAAATAAGAATTCCGCCAAGGAGACACGCCATGAAATTACTGCTGACCAGAGAGCAAGCGTCTAAGGGCCTCGTTTCAAAAAAAATCGAATTCAAACTCACAGCCCGAGCATCGCTCTCAGACGATGAGAAGTCGAAAATTGATCGATACAAGATGGGGGATCTACTTCTCTACACAAACCTCGAAGATCGCGGCTCAGGAGCCTTAGGAGCCATTTCTAGGGCGATGAGCGGGGTTGAACTTCGCGTCAACGACCTCGTCCATGGAAAATCCGTTACTTGCAAGGACATTCTCGAGATGATGGGGATCGAGAACCAAATACGAGGAGCCTGCGAACAGTTCAAGTTAATGCTCGATGCTGCGTCAGGGTTTGAAGGCGAAACCGTCATCGAATACTAGTGTCGTTCTGGACTGATCTTCTCGACGGCTATCGGTTTGGCCAGCGAGTAGTTGCACTACTTAGTCGCGTCTTTAAGTCCACTGCCTCGCTGTTTACGTCCAACCAACGAGAAAAGAAATTCGACTTTGCGGGCGAGACCCAGAAACTACACGAACTGTATGATGAGACCAAGCTCGCGTTTGAGAATTCATCGTTAGGACGGGTACAGCCACACCTGCTTGCAGTCGAGATCGTCTCTTCTGTCGCCGATGAAACGGGAGTCCCCGTAACGGAGGGATTTCTCAGCCCATTCTACGACGTAATATCAGAAGCCCTCAGATCCGAGGGCTTTTGGTTTCTGCCTGAACGCGAAGAATTCCTCTCTGACGACCCCGTATCACGAGCTGAGGCTCGCATTGACCTACGAAAAAGGAAGAACCTATACGAGAATTCTGACGAAAAACTAGAGTACCTTGTCGGACTCTTGCGGAAGGCACTGATAGGTTTAATCTCTGGTGTTCAATCAGATCTACTCAGTAATGGATACGATGAGGATCTTTCAATTGATATTACTGACCTCTACAAAGATCTTGGGACTCACCTAGAATATTTCATTCTCAATTTTTTCGACGACGAACTCTCCTCCGTTGGTGTATTCCAGCAATACATGAACGCCTTCCATGAGAATATCGCTAGAGCTTCGGGCATAGTCGACCACCAACCCAGAACACATACTAATGAATTTGTGTTTCCCTCCGACAGTCCATTCGTCGGCGAGCAACTGATAGATACTTATTTAAGAGGAACCGCCTTCCAACAGCTGTTTGAGGCACAACTCCCGGTACAGATTCCCAAGAGAGTTCGCAATGAACACACATGGATTGTTGCTGGTTCAGGTCACGGTAAAACGCAACTGCTCCAACAACTCATCTGTAAGGACATAGATAGCGGTACGGGTTTCATGGTGATCGACAGCCAAGGCGACCTTATTCGAAACATCCTGACGCTTGCCGAATTTGGTCCTGACCACGAACGTAGTCTTGCTGAAAAGCTAATACTCGTTGATCCAAACGATATTGACTATCCAGTGGCACTCAACCTGTTTTCACTAAATAACTACGATGAATCAAACCTTACTGCCCATCAAAAAGAAACAGTATTCAACGCTACGGTTGAGATGTACTCATTCTTGTTTGGTTCGATCTTTGGAGCTGAGTTAACCGCGAGGCAGGACATCATATTCGTCTACATAGCAACGCTCATGATGGAAATCCCAGACGCGAACATTTCGACGTTTATGAAGCTGTTACAAGACGGAAAAGAATTCTCCAAATACATGGAGCGGTTACCTGGAGCCGCCGGTGATTTCTTTAGAACTCAATACTTCTCTAGTCAATTCTCTTCAACCAAGAAACAAGTCCTTACGAGACTCTGGGCCATACGATCAAACACGACGCTTGAACGCTTGTTCTCCGCCACCGAGAACAAAGTGGACCTCTTCGAGGCGATTACACAAGGGAAAATCGTTCTGATCAATACAGCGAAATCGCTGCTGAGAGAAGAAGGCTCAGCTATTCTAGGCAGGTTCTTTATCGCCCTTCTCTCTCAAGCTACTCTGTTGCGAGCAACACAGAATCCGTCAGATAGAGACCTATTCAATGTCTATATCGATGAGGTACAGGAATATGCCGATGATTCTTTGGAGGCGCTGACAACTCAAGCCAGAAAGTACAACGTTGGAGTAACGGTTGCTCATCAGTTCCTCTCTCAAATTCCTGATCGTATTCGCTCATCGCTCGCCACCAATACGTCCACAAAACTGATTGGATCACTATCGAATAGGGACAGTCGTGCGCTTGCTGATGAGTTACAGTGTAAGCCAGAGAAGATTCAAGTCCTCAATAAAACACGATCTCATTCAGAATTCTTGTTGCATGTTAGGCACCTAACAGACAGTGGAGTTCGAGTGAGCATACCTTTTGGCGTTTTAGAGTCTCGCACCACTATCTCACCAAGCAGGCTCGAAGAAACACTAGACATCAATCGAGCAAAAATCGCCAGAATCGCCAAGATTGAGCCGTCCATCGATCAATCTACTGATATCGCTGGAAGCCCCACACCAAATGAGAGCGAACTAAAACTTAACCCTCCGACAGCATTGTCAAACCTGCCAGCGGATCGTATTGTTGAGAGATCTGAAGAGACGCCCTCAACGAACATAGAGCCCCCTGAGACACGACCATATATCGAGAAAACTAAGAGCGGAAAAGGCGGCCCGCAACATAAGCATATTCAGGGCATTGTTCGCAAAATAGGTCAAGCACATGGCTTCCAGGCCGAAATTGAGCATCCGCTCCCAGATGGCAAATCCGTCGACGTAGTACTAGACAATGAAACGCATAGAATCGCTATCGAGACTTCTGTCACGACAAGCGCGTCTCATGAAATTGGAAACATAATCAAATGCGTTAACGCTGGATTCGACAAGGTTGTCGTGATTTGCAAGAACGGAGCACAAAAAAGAAACCTGGCCTCCCTGATCAATGACGCGGACGAACTTAGAGAGGCGGGAAATATAGTGCCGCTATTGGCCTACCAATTCGAAACCTACATCTCCGGGCTCGTTCCCAATTCTCAAATTGATGCTGAGAGAATTGCTGGGTATAAAACACGAGTCAACTACGTATCAATATCAAACGAGGACGCAGAGCGCAAGAAAGTGGCTATCGCCAAGGCCCTTTTAGGGTTTAACGCGGCAAGTCACGTCAACACAGATAGTTAGAGGATATAGCTTATGAGTGATCTGTCATTAACTGAGTTCGTGGACATTGCGACTGTAACCACGGACAGAAAGGTCGCAAAGATACGAAACGCAAAGAACAAGGAACCGTATAATCCGGCGTTTGATTTCTACAAAAGACTCCGTGATGGCATAGTTTCAGCGCACAAATCTAGCGATAATAAAAGGGCGTTGAATAAAATTCTCACTAACCAGACCGACAAGAAAAAGATCACAAATTACCCGAATGTTATCGCAGGTTACAAGAAATTCTGGGGTTCCAAAAAGATCTCATGGATTGAACCTCCAAAAGAGCAAATGGTTTCCCACAATATTAGTGTATCCGTGAACCCTGAAATTGGAATCTCGTTCAATAATAAAAATTACATCGTGAAGCTGTACTTCAAGAGGGAGAAACTTGCCAAAGCACGAGTAAACATGATCCTGCAATTAATGGAGGAAACTCTTAGGTCCTCGGTACCAGATGACTATGTTTTCTCAGTGCTCGATATTCGACGAGCCAAGCTGATCGAACCCACCGTTGAAATCAAAGATGCATCAATAGTGCTCGACGCAGAAATGTCCTTGATTGCTAGTGTTTGGGATAAAGTCTAGATAGTACGCAGGCGCGATCACTGGCCCAACTTGAAAGAATCGGTATCTGAGCTGAGAGTTAGTGCCAGAAAGGCAAAAAGCAGTCGTTAGGGCCAACGAGACTAGAATACTTACTCCGATCCAGTCTAAACAGTCGCAGCATTTTGAACATTTCGCATATATTAAAGTAAGCTTTACTCATATATGTGTCCCACATTGTGAGATTTAGAGTAATTAGTAGTTAGGCCGAAAAACGACCAAGAAAATCGTGTAGCTGATCGAGTAATTTAATGGACATTCAGAAAATAGTAACCACGATACCAGCGCTAGCGGCTGAGTATTTCCACGATTTTGTCGCCATTTTGACGCGACCCGACACTCGATTTGCACCTGTACCCGTCGCAGATTCAGATGAGGAATTGATTGTAGTAAGCAACACTTCTGAGATGACCCTAAAAAGCGATCCAAAGCTTTTTCTATTTGCTACCTTAAGCC
Above is a window of Pseudomonadota bacterium DNA encoding:
- the radC gene encoding DNA repair protein RadC, translated to MTDTLYRTEPDGRYAIADSITLTELLSITKSIVSEQYSDREPFTSPTIVSNYVYAALAHKEREEFLCLFLDCRNRLVHEEVLFVGTIDGASVHPREIIKTALSHNAAALIIAHNHPSGVSAPSQADEQITRKINKACTLLNIRLLDHIVVGADGTTSFASRGLL
- a CDS encoding helix-turn-helix transcriptional regulator, with translation MDTSVQDNLKALRKRSGLSQIELGAVLGCANESTISHLEHRRTEINARTLIAYHILFGIPIENIVPGLYTEIRLHIISRVAAMQEASSDNPEKVLDRVRDEFLEEFRMRQRNKIQYD
- a CDS encoding type IV secretion system DNA-binding domain-containing protein, with the translated sequence MDTVIYFAEENYRKRSTVFGIKENDLLSHTYVVGKTGTGKTNLLESLLIGHINNGNGCCLIDPHGDLAEKVNRSIKASDNVVYVNPSDTDSPWGYNPLKRTPPHYIPLVASGIIDVFKKSFDNKSWGARLEHILRNSVLTLLESGGAKLSDIPRLLNDRDYRQSILKRVRNQDLLDFWRFEYDKYSFVQRQIAIAPILNKLGGYITNPSVRRVVIDPAKELSFSEIMDSRKILIINLSRGLIGSEAAHLLGSLFLTSISLAAYFRARLSEDRRIPFFIHVDEFQNFTTDSVADMLSELRKYKLGLVLAHQYIGQLTPTIRDSIIGNVGTIIAFRIGTIDAKFLSTEFHPRFCVNDLISLPNYRIYLKLMIDGVPSKPFSATTIKASKLIADTRPNPFVVASREES